In a single window of the Litorilituus sediminis genome:
- the arfB gene encoding alternative ribosome rescue aminoacyl-tRNA hydrolase ArfB translates to MLVISHNVVLTSDEIEITAIRAQGAGGQHVNKVSTAVHLRFNIHKSSLPDVYKERLLAFSDQRITKEGVVVIKAQGSRSQEQNRLDAIEKLGQLIKAANKTVKKRKTTKPTKASVKRRLLQKANRKQVKQSRQKVKF, encoded by the coding sequence ATGCTAGTTATATCACACAATGTTGTCCTGACAAGTGATGAAATAGAGATAACGGCAATAAGAGCCCAAGGTGCTGGCGGTCAGCATGTTAATAAAGTATCAACTGCGGTACACCTTCGTTTTAATATTCACAAATCCAGTTTGCCAGATGTTTATAAAGAACGTTTACTGGCCTTTAGTGATCAGCGTATTACTAAAGAGGGAGTTGTGGTAATTAAAGCTCAAGGTTCACGTAGTCAAGAGCAGAATCGCCTTGATGCCATAGAAAAGCTAGGGCAATTGATCAAAGCAGCAAATAAGACCGTGAAAAAACGTAAGACGACTAAACCAACTAAGGCATCAGTTAAGCGGCGTTTACTGCAAAAAGCCAACCGAAAGCAAGTAAAACAGAGTCGACAAAAAGTAAAATTTTAA
- a CDS encoding DNA ligase has product MNTIIKFSLLLLISLLSTSLSAKEKPAIQHAIHYGDINQNSFEIQNYLVSEKLDGMRGYWNGSQLLSRQGNPINAPAWFTKGWPNTAIDGELWIARNTFEQLISCVKQQAANETPASSCWSKVKFMMFDLPQSRKTFAQRYKQMQAITQEIKSPYLYFVKQYRLATINELETNLKHIINKQGEGLMLHLAKAKYKSGRNSALIKVKKHQDAEATVLAHIQGKGKYQDVMGALLVQTSDGLRFKIGTGFSDFERKYPPEIGSIITFKYNGKTKNGIPRFARFWRVRETSNKS; this is encoded by the coding sequence ATGAACACCATAATAAAATTTTCGCTACTACTATTAATTAGCTTACTGTCAACGTCGTTATCGGCAAAGGAAAAGCCCGCAATTCAGCATGCTATTCACTATGGCGATATCAATCAAAACAGCTTTGAGATACAAAATTATCTGGTCTCTGAAAAGTTAGATGGCATGCGTGGTTACTGGAATGGCAGCCAGCTTTTAAGTCGCCAAGGAAACCCAATTAATGCCCCAGCATGGTTTACAAAAGGCTGGCCCAATACCGCCATTGATGGCGAGCTTTGGATTGCGCGCAATACCTTTGAACAGCTTATCTCCTGTGTAAAACAACAAGCCGCAAACGAAACGCCAGCAAGCAGCTGTTGGTCAAAGGTAAAGTTTATGATGTTTGACTTGCCGCAAAGCAGGAAAACATTTGCCCAACGATATAAACAAATGCAAGCCATCACTCAAGAAATCAAGTCACCGTATTTATATTTTGTTAAGCAGTACCGATTAGCAACGATCAATGAACTAGAAACTAACCTTAAGCACATCATAAACAAGCAAGGTGAAGGGCTTATGCTTCATTTAGCCAAGGCTAAATATAAATCAGGGCGAAATTCAGCACTCATAAAAGTAAAAAAACATCAAGATGCTGAAGCAACTGTCTTAGCTCATATTCAGGGCAAAGGAAAATATCAAGATGTCATGGGGGCACTTTTAGTGCAAACCAGCGATGGTCTTCGCTTTAAAATTGGCACAGGTTTTAGTGATTTTGAACGCAAATACCCACCAGAGATAGGCAGTATTATTACCTTTAAATACAATGGTAAAACAAAAAATGGCATCCCTAGATTTGCTCGGTTCTGGCGTGTTAGAGAAACTAGTAACAAGAGCTAG
- a CDS encoding class I SAM-dependent methyltransferase, protein MLSYISATDFSQCQRLFHGRGHAYPNLAHVNVDWFAPVILITLYQEVAQDWLESLAQELKERVPPCRSVQVQFRCRKFAPTQVLLGEAIEQTVVEEQGQKYNISFAKAQNSGLFLDMRNGRQWLKANAKNKNILNLFAYTCPFSVAAIAGDAQQVVNIDISKSSLSKGRENHRLNNHPLDKVRFEGVDIFKSNSRIKKYGPYDVIISDPPTLQFGSVNIVKDYAKIIKKVPQWLKPGGQIMLCLNSPDLTEEFIHEQVQLHCPECQFEQQIFPPEVFKEAHPGKGLKVLIFTYLPKPE, encoded by the coding sequence ATGCTCTCCTATATCTCAGCTACTGATTTTTCCCAATGCCAGCGTTTATTTCATGGCAGAGGACACGCTTATCCCAACCTTGCGCATGTGAATGTCGACTGGTTTGCTCCGGTTATTCTGATCACCTTATATCAGGAAGTAGCGCAAGACTGGCTAGAAAGTCTAGCTCAAGAGTTAAAAGAAAGAGTGCCACCATGTCGCTCTGTTCAAGTGCAGTTTCGCTGCCGTAAATTTGCGCCCACGCAAGTCCTGCTTGGCGAAGCCATTGAACAAACTGTGGTAGAAGAACAAGGACAAAAATACAACATTAGCTTTGCTAAAGCACAAAACTCTGGCCTGTTTCTCGATATGAGAAATGGCAGGCAATGGCTAAAAGCCAATGCCAAAAATAAAAACATTTTAAACCTCTTTGCTTATACCTGCCCTTTTTCTGTTGCCGCGATTGCAGGTGATGCTCAGCAAGTCGTTAATATTGATATTAGCAAGTCATCGTTAAGCAAGGGCAGAGAAAATCATCGCCTTAACAATCACCCGCTTGACAAGGTAAGGTTTGAAGGGGTTGATATTTTTAAGTCAAATAGCCGCATTAAAAAGTATGGCCCTTATGATGTTATTATTTCTGATCCACCGACATTACAGTTTGGCAGTGTCAATATCGTCAAGGACTACGCAAAAATTATCAAAAAAGTGCCGCAATGGTTAAAACCCGGTGGACAAATTATGCTGTGTTTAAACTCACCTGACTTAACAGAAGAGTTTATCCATGAGCAAGTACAATTACACTGCCCTGAGTGCCAATTTGAACAACAAATTTTTCCACCTGAGGTATTTAAAGAAGCTCATCCAGGCAAAGGCTTAAAGGTCCTTATTTTTACTTATTTGCCCAAGCCTGAATAA
- a CDS encoding HAMP domain-containing methyl-accepting chemotaxis protein gives MNLTVARKIIGGFTIISLLLVITSVFSYKNFSTINDSTSQQNELAIPTLKASNKLAIEISQLSKLALKGYYQSDLTKLAQELAEYKRIEQMFSKELAQLKTIVAQENNLLSNLKRVDSEFKVFNESSLGVFENHKLSIEQKNLLDGKVDSLEEKADDTVMLLLDLADHDLADTKLQRAISLSEQLENQFNALVSSTFEYRDTLSDSTAELIESELNFSLTEAQKSLEEILAELNQHNVDDISEEISSTLADIQDLLSTSTGIIAHKRAQLSANQTAAELLAKEELSATKVNEVLNKQVELANQTTIEATKLVEKSVSDGTSQTITIVIISIVIAVFIAHRTLISIIRPLARVNDMLKVVASGDLSRKLDDSGHDEFAQLSANCNSLIESLRTLIQSIVSRSTQLAAAAEQTSAVTSQSTSAIEEQRNQVEQAASATTEMSSTSQSVLSSANDALGEIKHADDEAERVKVISERNRHTIEELAGEVDSAAQVINQLQQDSASIGGILDVIRGIAEQTNLLALNAAIEAARAGEQGRGFAVVADEVRTLASRTQESTSEIQTMIEALQSGAGKAVTVMDTGKAKAADCVHQSEEADRALETITHAVHEAFDRSSQIATAAEEQSVVAHEISENLESIVAIAEQTTAGSQQTASSSSEVAKLAEELQQSVQEFKL, from the coding sequence ATGAATCTAACTGTAGCTAGGAAAATTATTGGTGGTTTCACCATAATTTCACTATTACTTGTAATAACCAGCGTATTTTCTTACAAAAACTTTAGTACTATCAATGACTCCACTAGTCAACAAAATGAACTGGCTATCCCTACCTTAAAAGCCAGTAACAAATTAGCCATTGAAATTAGCCAGCTGAGTAAATTGGCTCTAAAAGGCTACTATCAAAGTGATTTAACTAAACTAGCGCAAGAATTAGCTGAATATAAACGTATTGAGCAAATGTTTTCCAAAGAGTTAGCGCAACTCAAAACTATTGTCGCTCAAGAAAATAATCTACTTAGTAACCTAAAGCGCGTAGATAGTGAATTTAAAGTATTTAACGAATCTTCTCTCGGGGTTTTTGAAAACCACAAGCTTAGTATTGAACAGAAAAACCTGTTAGATGGAAAAGTCGATTCATTAGAAGAAAAAGCTGATGACACTGTGATGCTATTACTTGATCTGGCTGATCATGATTTAGCAGATACTAAACTACAACGAGCTATTAGCTTAAGTGAGCAGCTTGAAAACCAGTTTAACGCCTTAGTATCTTCTACATTTGAATACAGAGACACCTTATCTGACTCCACTGCTGAATTAATTGAAAGTGAGCTTAACTTTAGCTTAACCGAAGCGCAAAAGTCCCTTGAAGAAATCCTAGCTGAACTAAATCAACATAATGTCGATGATATTTCAGAAGAAATTAGCTCTACTTTGGCAGACATCCAAGACTTACTATCAACGTCAACGGGTATTATTGCTCATAAACGTGCGCAATTATCAGCAAATCAAACAGCGGCAGAACTATTAGCAAAAGAAGAGCTTAGTGCAACTAAGGTAAATGAAGTACTAAACAAACAAGTTGAATTAGCGAATCAAACGACGATTGAAGCGACTAAGTTAGTGGAAAAATCAGTGAGTGATGGTACCAGTCAAACAATTACCATAGTGATTATTTCTATTGTTATTGCAGTGTTTATTGCACACCGTACTCTTATCAGCATTATTCGCCCACTAGCTAGAGTAAATGACATGCTTAAAGTAGTCGCTTCTGGTGATTTATCTCGTAAGCTTGATGACAGTGGTCATGATGAATTTGCCCAGCTTTCAGCTAACTGTAACTCACTTATCGAGAGCTTACGTACCCTAATTCAAAGTATTGTGAGTCGTTCAACTCAATTAGCTGCCGCGGCTGAGCAAACTTCTGCGGTAACCTCGCAAAGTACCAGTGCGATTGAAGAACAACGTAACCAAGTTGAACAAGCTGCCTCTGCGACAACCGAAATGAGTAGCACTTCACAAAGCGTATTATCGAGTGCCAATGATGCCTTAGGTGAAATTAAGCATGCTGATGATGAAGCAGAGCGCGTGAAAGTCATTTCAGAGCGCAATCGTCATACTATCGAAGAGCTGGCAGGAGAAGTTGATTCAGCCGCACAGGTTATCAACCAATTACAACAAGATAGTGCCTCAATCGGCGGTATTTTAGATGTAATTCGAGGTATTGCAGAGCAAACCAACTTACTTGCCTTAAACGCCGCAATTGAGGCCGCACGTGCTGGTGAGCAAGGTCGTGGTTTTGCCGTAGTTGCTGATGAAGTAAGAACATTGGCAAGTAGAACACAAGAGTCTACATCAGAAATTCAAACCATGATTGAAGCACTACAATCAGGTGCAGGTAAAGCCGTAACCGTCATGGATACTGGTAAAGCAAAAGCAGCTGATTGTGTTCATCAAAGTGAAGAAGCAGACAGAGCACTTGAAACTATTACCCATGCTGTACATGAAGCCTTTGATCGAAGTTCACAAATTGCTACCGCAGCAGAAGAGCAAAGTGTTGTTGCCCATGAAATTAGTGAAAACCTAGAATCAATTGTTGCCATTGCTGAGCAAACGACTGCTGGCTCTCAACAAACCGCTTCATCAAGTAGTGAAGTAGCAAAACTTGCTGAAGAACTACAACAATCGGTACAAGAGTTTAAGTTATAA
- a CDS encoding DUF3581 family protein produces MSTENLTTQAMFIEKYCAIDSNQISFTRQQGSDFAKQVADDFNPLHDIDAKRFCVPGDLLFSIIIAKSGLHKKMTFDFSGMVNDSVELNFPNEITDSVDITDNNGKTYLSVSASGEKTHCPALINALTKAYVDFSGHTFPGILVKLMADNEVMINPARPMIMYQSMSIDLIDINIDSLELKLAETSLTIDGKRGDAWLEFDLISNGKHVGHGKKHMLLSGLRAYEQESIDAMVEQYRQSKLAYQA; encoded by the coding sequence ATGTCTACAGAAAACCTGACCACGCAAGCGATGTTCATAGAAAAATACTGTGCTATTGATAGCAACCAAATTAGCTTCACTCGCCAACAAGGCAGTGACTTTGCTAAACAAGTAGCCGACGACTTTAACCCACTGCACGATATTGATGCAAAAAGATTTTGTGTTCCGGGTGATTTGTTATTTTCTATCATAATTGCCAAATCAGGTTTACATAAGAAAATGACCTTTGACTTCTCAGGCATGGTGAATGACAGCGTTGAACTGAACTTTCCAAATGAAATAACTGATAGCGTTGATATCACTGACAATAATGGCAAAACTTATTTAAGTGTCAGCGCTAGCGGAGAAAAGACCCACTGCCCAGCACTTATCAATGCCCTAACCAAAGCCTATGTTGATTTTTCCGGCCATACCTTCCCAGGCATCTTGGTTAAGCTCATGGCTGATAATGAAGTTATGATCAACCCAGCTCGACCTATGATCATGTACCAAAGCATGTCGATAGATCTTATCGATATTAATATTGATTCACTGGAATTAAAGCTGGCAGAAACCAGCTTAACAATCGACGGAAAACGTGGCGATGCTTGGTTAGAGTTTGATTTAATTTCCAATGGAAAACATGTAGGACATGGAAAAAAACATATGCTACTTAGTGGCTTACGTGCCTACGAGCAAGAAAGCATTGACGCTATGGTTGAGCAATACCGCCAAAGTAAATTGGCTTACCAAGCTTAG
- a CDS encoding GIY-YIG nuclease family protein, which produces MSDNWYVYLMRCSDNSLYAGITTDLTRRLNEHNNSKLAAKYTRIRRPVSLAYAESSENRSLASKREYQLRKLSKAKKEQLVADYLVQVEKLKPS; this is translated from the coding sequence ATGTCAGATAACTGGTATGTTTACCTAATGCGTTGCAGTGACAACAGCCTATATGCAGGTATCACTACTGATTTAACACGTCGCCTCAATGAACATAATAACAGTAAACTTGCTGCCAAATATACTCGAATTCGTCGCCCTGTCAGCTTAGCTTATGCTGAAAGTAGCGAAAATCGCAGTTTAGCCAGTAAAAGAGAGTACCAATTACGTAAACTCAGTAAAGCCAAAAAAGAGCAACTAGTTGCTGACTATCTTGTCCAAGTAGAGAAATTAAAACCAAGCTAG
- a CDS encoding HDOD domain-containing protein, whose amino-acid sequence MNAETYADKASNIFVLSDSFIRIKELIDDESSTIDDISDVILLDPALAATVLKLANSSFFNYPGKIDTISKAVLVLGITEVYNLVIAYFTTEAFKAIDANSKYLDYFWLRSVDCALLIKFLGTHLNVANAERLFILGLLHNLGELVVLQITPKLIGECVSSDTAKPPWQKQREVLGFTFGECSAELLKLWQLPYGLFAPIRYQDVDDVNQYNVETQLLYIAKRVMTKTHVIKSSKYDELIDKTLLDELNLDVNTLAQAVDYCDLERLDMLSILSPGAAMVF is encoded by the coding sequence ATGAATGCTGAAACATACGCTGATAAAGCGAGTAATATTTTTGTTTTATCAGACTCCTTTATTCGTATTAAAGAGTTAATTGATGATGAGTCATCAACTATAGATGATATCTCAGATGTTATATTATTAGATCCTGCTTTGGCGGCGACAGTGCTTAAGCTCGCCAATAGCTCTTTCTTTAATTATCCCGGTAAAATCGATACGATTTCTAAGGCTGTCTTAGTACTCGGTATTACCGAGGTTTATAATTTAGTGATTGCTTACTTTACCACAGAAGCTTTTAAGGCAATTGATGCCAATTCAAAATACCTAGATTACTTTTGGTTAAGAAGTGTTGATTGCGCCTTGTTGATTAAGTTTTTAGGCACTCATTTAAATGTAGCCAATGCAGAGCGATTGTTTATTCTAGGCTTATTACACAACTTAGGTGAGTTGGTGGTTTTACAGATAACACCAAAATTGATTGGTGAGTGTGTTTCTAGTGATACCGCTAAGCCACCTTGGCAAAAGCAACGTGAAGTTTTAGGTTTTACTTTCGGTGAATGTTCAGCTGAATTACTTAAACTTTGGCAATTACCTTATGGTTTATTTGCACCTATAAGGTATCAAGATGTTGATGATGTAAACCAGTATAATGTGGAAACCCAGTTGCTTTATATTGCCAAAAGAGTGATGACTAAAACTCATGTGATTAAGTCGAGCAAATATGATGAGCTAATAGATAAAACACTATTAGATGAACTCAATCTTGATGTTAATACTTTGGCTCAAGCGGTAGATTATTGTGATTTAGAGCGTCTTGATATGCTTTCAATTTTAAGCCCAGGTGCTGCTATGGTGTTTTAG
- a CDS encoding cold-shock protein: protein MSTTTGTVKWFNEAKGFGFIEQENGPDVFAHFNAIVGEGFKTLAEGQKVEFTVTDGQKGPQAENIVAL from the coding sequence ATGTCTACTACTACTGGTACAGTAAAATGGTTTAACGAAGCAAAAGGTTTTGGTTTCATCGAGCAAGAAAATGGCCCAGATGTTTTCGCTCACTTCAACGCTATCGTTGGTGAAGGTTTCAAAACACTTGCTGAAGGTCAAAAAGTTGAATTCACAGTTACTGATGGCCAAAAAGGCCCTCAAGCTGAGAACATTGTTGCGCTTTAA
- a CDS encoding DUF2797 domain-containing protein, with amino-acid sequence MFVSEVGSIEKLVAKLDETNQVQYQLPLAAINEGQQKQLIALNPLIGKQLSLHFTGTIACKHCGKKTKKSYSQGFCYPCMTKLAQCDMCIMKPETCHHHLGTCREPEWGQKHCMIDHFVYLANSSGLKVGITRHSQVPTRWIDQGATQALPIFKVSTRLQSGLVEVALAEFINDKTNWRAMLKGVAEPIDLKAQAERLKPEIATKLAELKLTYGEDAFVELDEPVTEINYPVEQYLTKISSYNFDKTALVSGVLLGIKGQYLIFDNGVINMRKFSSYQISVEY; translated from the coding sequence ATGTTTGTAAGTGAAGTAGGATCTATAGAGAAACTCGTAGCTAAGCTAGATGAAACTAATCAAGTGCAGTATCAATTGCCGCTAGCCGCTATTAATGAAGGACAGCAAAAGCAGTTAATTGCCCTGAACCCGTTAATAGGTAAGCAATTGAGTTTGCATTTTACTGGTACCATCGCCTGTAAGCACTGTGGCAAGAAAACCAAGAAGAGTTATTCACAAGGTTTTTGTTACCCGTGTATGACCAAGTTAGCGCAGTGTGATATGTGCATAATGAAGCCTGAAACTTGCCATCATCACCTTGGTACCTGCCGTGAGCCTGAGTGGGGTCAAAAGCATTGCATGATAGATCATTTTGTTTATCTAGCGAATAGCTCTGGATTAAAAGTCGGTATTACTCGTCATAGTCAAGTACCAACACGCTGGATTGATCAAGGGGCAACTCAAGCTTTACCAATATTTAAAGTAAGCACTCGCTTGCAATCTGGATTAGTAGAAGTAGCTTTGGCCGAATTCATTAATGATAAAACCAACTGGCGCGCTATGCTAAAAGGTGTTGCAGAGCCAATTGATTTAAAAGCTCAAGCTGAAAGACTAAAGCCAGAGATTGCAACTAAGCTTGCTGAGCTGAAATTAACCTATGGTGAAGATGCCTTTGTTGAGCTGGATGAACCAGTGACTGAAATTAATTATCCTGTTGAGCAGTACTTAACAAAGATATCATCATATAACTTTGATAAAACGGCTTTAGTTTCAGGTGTGTTGTTGGGGATAAAAGGTCAGTATCTGATTTTCGATAATGGCGTAATAAATATGCGAAAATTTAGTTCCTATCAAATATCGGTAGAATATTAA
- a CDS encoding IS1182 family transposase, whose protein sequence is MLREPSPQQHELEMVTLDQLVPANHLVRKLDKYIDFEFIRDEVKDLYCTDNGRPPVEPVQLFKIMLLGYLFGIKSERQIIKDIEVNVAYRWFLRMGLTEKVIDASTLSQNRIRRFNGTDVFERIFNHIVQQAIKHGLVGGKALFTDSTHLKANANKRKFTNKLKPVSTSAYIKQINKAVEADRKAAGKKPLKDKGYCEIKRNKVSKTDSDSGYMHRDEKPKGFFYLDHRTVDNDYNIIVDTHITPGNVHDSQPYIARLDAIENRFALSPEFVGIDAGYFTAPVCFNLEQRNIQGVFGYRRPSRTKNAIKKKHFKYDEKADTYTCPQEQTLIYSTTSREGYREYHSDPKVCVNCPQLKDCTKSKSHKKVITRHVMAASQDRANEFRLTSLGKYLYKRRCETVERSFADAKQHHGHRYARYRGKHNVQMQAYMAAAAQNMKKIAMTLSNIPQIMAI, encoded by the coding sequence ATGTTAAGAGAACCTTCCCCGCAACAACATGAACTCGAAATGGTCACGCTAGACCAGTTAGTTCCAGCCAACCATCTAGTTCGTAAACTCGATAAGTATATTGACTTTGAGTTTATTCGAGATGAAGTCAAAGACTTATATTGCACTGATAATGGTCGTCCTCCGGTGGAGCCAGTCCAGCTATTTAAAATTATGCTACTTGGGTACTTATTTGGTATTAAAAGTGAGCGCCAAATCATCAAAGACATCGAAGTAAATGTCGCGTATCGATGGTTTCTCCGCATGGGGCTTACCGAGAAAGTTATCGATGCCTCAACACTTAGTCAAAATCGTATTCGTCGTTTCAATGGCACAGATGTATTTGAACGTATATTTAATCACATCGTCCAACAAGCCATTAAACATGGTCTAGTTGGGGGCAAAGCCTTATTCACCGACAGCACACACTTAAAAGCAAACGCCAATAAACGAAAGTTCACCAACAAGCTCAAACCCGTCTCAACCAGTGCCTATATTAAGCAAATCAACAAAGCTGTGGAGGCAGACCGTAAAGCGGCTGGAAAAAAGCCACTCAAGGATAAAGGCTATTGTGAGATAAAGCGGAATAAGGTAAGTAAAACCGATAGTGATAGCGGTTATATGCACCGAGATGAAAAGCCAAAAGGTTTTTTCTACCTAGACCACAGAACCGTAGATAACGACTATAACATTATTGTAGATACGCATATTACGCCAGGTAATGTCCACGATTCTCAACCATACATTGCTCGCCTTGATGCCATTGAAAATCGCTTTGCACTATCCCCTGAATTTGTTGGTATTGATGCAGGCTACTTCACAGCGCCCGTCTGTTTTAATCTGGAACAACGTAACATCCAAGGGGTGTTTGGTTACCGTCGTCCTTCACGAACGAAGAATGCCATTAAGAAAAAGCACTTCAAATACGACGAGAAAGCAGATACGTATACCTGCCCGCAAGAGCAAACGTTAATCTACTCGACCACCAGTCGAGAGGGTTACCGAGAATATCATTCTGACCCCAAGGTATGCGTTAATTGCCCTCAATTAAAAGATTGCACTAAGAGTAAAAGTCATAAGAAAGTGATAACACGCCACGTAATGGCTGCGAGTCAAGATCGGGCTAATGAATTTCGCTTAACAAGCCTTGGTAAATACCTTTACAAACGACGATGCGAAACCGTTGAAAGAAGTTTTGCTGATGCAAAGCAACACCATGGTCACAGGTATGCAAGATACCGAGGTAAGCATAATGTTCAAATGCAAGCATATATGGCTGCGGCAGCACAAAATATGAAGAAGATAGCAATGACGCTATCAAATATTCCCCAAATAATGGCAATCTAA